A part of Drosophila ananassae strain 14024-0371.13 chromosome 2R, ASM1763931v2, whole genome shotgun sequence genomic DNA contains:
- the LOC6507509 gene encoding DC-STAMP domain-containing protein 2 isoform X3: MEGGESKGMWTFKLVVPIVLLGYLMGILLALSWYWWHPYLRSQDMGKKWLSVVGIVLLVIGLFYNRVVRCFFALSIPSLFGGRGRAFLISFAFVIVTIGPVANILANLRILLRTLACAQELLRQALGQMLEVILEPVHAVRLAVNLMMQEVRKVLNAVMVVLMRIQEHLIVIIDTLKNCATWLKSVVDLCNAEMGTPWERCKNTANAAMVRCQEKLGLFKAFCHATKLFLALCYPAKIIDVFCSGFSDFSWTVLDQILTRYHAFVRQIEQMFDANITFDHEFSFETNSSKSLADVGEEVVQDINQRLSPLAFLIDLVDILCWLMVFSVFIKSFVFYVRFMHSRGFQNFFITELLEQVDQRYRRHGSEPLLPLHRLERMTYMKLTSLRLTQLEIFTLIKNATFMILPCLQLFCVCFVDYGLFWLLAMMSFYGHQEAGLEVPAYIDLEIKGGGFVGDIMRGIANAFRPLTQKTVLETNPCLPLPVEPKYSVYFQIGGLCLLAWLIVLAEPYVLRLRHPIMAYFHPERAHERAVFLHRTIFLKRETIFKFARRRARNKFTYQGHVKHYRWVIRLRKLLAWCCRCCNCLRGRGCIICSRSFASLPLGSRYPCKTPDCKGVYCKECYEETEGVCCLCKRPLDYGDFSDCSEVDLIILETLRTWKMSRLTGNSSSERIAVIPLRKERCHSYWRT; encoded by the exons ATGGAAGGGGGCGAATCCAAAGGCATGTGGACATTTAAACTGGTTGTTCCCATCGTTCTTCTCGGATACCTAATGGGAATACTTCTAGCGCTATCATGGTATTGGTGGCATCCTTATTTGCGGAGTCAGGACATGGGAAAAAAGTGGCTGAGCGTCGTGGGCATCGTCCTACTGGTTATCGGACTGTTTTACAACCGGGTTGTGCG GTGCTTTTTTGCTCTGTCCATCCCCTCGCTTTTCGGCGGCCGCGGAAGAGCCTTCCTCATAAGCTTCGCATTCGTGATCGTCACCATCGGACCTGTTGCCAACATCCTTGCCAATCTGAGGATCCTGCTTCGCACTCTCGCCTGCGCacaagagcttctgcgccaggCCCTCGGCCAGATGCTGGAGGTGATTCTGGAGCCAGTGCACGCTGTTCGATTGGCGGTGAACCTTATGATGCAGGAGGTCCGAAAAGTGCTGAATGCCGTTATGGTCGTACTCATGCGAATTCAGGAGCATCTGATCGTAATCA TTGACACCCTCAAGAACTGCGCAACGTGGTTGAAATCCGTAGTGGACCTATGCAATGCAGAGATGGGAACTCCATGGGAACGTTGCAAGAATACGGCGAACGCGGCCATGGTCCGGTGCCAGGAGAAACTTGGACTCTTCAAGGCATTCTGCCACGCCACCAAGTTGTTTCTGGCCCTTTGTTATCCGGCAAAGATAATCGATGTATTTTGCAGCGGCTTCTCGGATTTTAGTTGGACCGTGCTAGACCAGATCCTGACCC GCTACCACGCATTTGTACGGCAGATAGAGCAAATGTTCGATGCCAACATCACCTTCGACCATGAGTTCTCCTTTGAGACGAACTCCTCCAAGAGCCTTGCTGACGTCGGGGAGGAGGTTGTCCAGGACATCAACCAACGCCTCTCGCCACTGGCCTTTCTAATTGACTTGGTCGACATCTTATGCTGGTTAATGGTATTCAGTGTTTTCATTAA ATCCTTCGTCTTTTACGTGCGCTTTATGCACAGCCGGGGATTCCAGAATTTCTTCATAACGGAGCTTCTCGAGCAAGTCGACCAGCGCTACAGGAGGCACGGATCCGAGCCCCTGCTTCCACTGCATCGCCTGGAGCGGATGACATACATGAAA CTTACCAGTCTGCGGCTCACTCAGCTCGAGATTTTTACGCTTATTAAAAACGCCACCTTTATGATCCTTCCCTGCCTGCAGCTGTTTTGCGTGTGCTTTGTGGACTACGGTTTATTCTGGCTGCTTGCCATGATGTCCTTTTACGGCCATCAAGAAGCCGGTCTGGAAGTGCCTGCCTACATTGATCTAGAGATTAAAGGCGGAGGCTTTGTGGGTGACATAATGCGTGGCATTGCGAACGCTTTCCGCCCACTCACCCAGAAAACCGTTTTGGAAACAAATCCGTGCCTGCCCCTGCCCGTGGAGCCCAAATACTCGGTCTATTTCCAAATAGGAGGACTTTGTCTGCTGGCCTGGCTAATTGTCCTGGCCGAGCCATACGTTCTGCGTCTACGTCACCCTATTATGGCCTATTTCCACCCGGAGAGAGCTCACGAACGGGCCGTGTTCTTACACAgaacaatttttttgaaacGAG AAACTATATTCAAGTTTGCACGTCGCCGTGCGAGAAACAAGTTCACCTATCAAGGTCATGTAAAGCACTATAGATGGGTAATTCGGCTACGCAAGCTGCTAGCCTG GTGTTGTCGCTGCTGCAATTGTCTGAGGGGAAGAGGGTGCATCATTTGTAGCAGATCCTTTGCTTC CCTGCCTCTCGGCTCTCGCTACCCCTGTAAAACACCCGACTGCAAAGGAGTCTACTGCAAGGAGTGCTATGAGGAAACTGAAGGAGTGTGTTGCTTGTGCAAGAGGCCCCTCGACTACGGCGATTTTTCCGACTGTTCGGAAGTTGA CTTAATTATATTAGAGACTCTTCGGACATGGAAAATGTCGAGACTTACAGGGAACTCAAGTTCCGAAAGAATTGCGGTGATTCCACTAAGGAAGGAACGATGCCATAGCTATTGGCGTACCTAG
- the LOC6507509 gene encoding DC-STAMP domain-containing protein 2 isoform X2, producing the protein MEGGESKGMWTFKLVVPIVLLGYLMGILLALSWYWWHPYLRSQDMGKKWLSVVGIVLLVIGLFYNRVVRWERRRRRICFNNRNVPARRCFFALSIPSLFGGRGRAFLISFAFVIVTIGPVANILANLRILLRTLACAQELLRQALGQMLEVILEPVHAVRLAVNLMMQEVRKVLNAVMVVLMRIQEHLIVIIDTLKNCATWLKSVVDLCNAEMGTPWERCKNTANAAMVRCQEKLGLFKAFCHATKLFLALCYPAKIIDVFCSGFSDFSWTVLDQILTRYHAFVRQIEQMFDANITFDHEFSFETNSSKSLADVGEEVVQDINQRLSPLAFLIDLVDILCWLMVFSVFIKSFVFYVRFMHSRGFQNFFITELLEQVDQRYRRHGSEPLLPLHRLERMTYMKLTSLRLTQLEIFTLIKNATFMILPCLQLFCVCFVDYGLFWLLAMMSFYGHQEAGLEVPAYIDLEIKGGGFVGDIMRGIANAFRPLTQKTVLETNPCLPLPVEPKYSVYFQIGGLCLLAWLIVLAEPYVLRLRHPIMAYFHPERAHERAVFLHRTIFLKRETIFKFARRRARNKFTYQGHVKHYRWVIRLRKLLAWCCRCCNCLRGRGCIICSRSFASLPLGSRYPCKTPDCKGVYCKECYEETEGVCCLCKRPLDYGDFSDCSEVEDSSDMENVETYRELKFRKNCGDSTKEGTMP; encoded by the exons ATGGAAGGGGGCGAATCCAAAGGCATGTGGACATTTAAACTGGTTGTTCCCATCGTTCTTCTCGGATACCTAATGGGAATACTTCTAGCGCTATCATGGTATTGGTGGCATCCTTATTTGCGGAGTCAGGACATGGGAAAAAAGTGGCTGAGCGTCGTGGGCATCGTCCTACTGGTTATCGGACTGTTTTACAACCGGGTTGTGCGGTGGGAAAGGAGACGGCGGCGCATCTGCTTTAATAATCGCAATGTCCCTGCCCGCAGGTGCTTTTTTGCTCTGTCCATCCCCTCGCTTTTCGGCGGCCGCGGAAGAGCCTTCCTCATAAGCTTCGCATTCGTGATCGTCACCATCGGACCTGTTGCCAACATCCTTGCCAATCTGAGGATCCTGCTTCGCACTCTCGCCTGCGCacaagagcttctgcgccaggCCCTCGGCCAGATGCTGGAGGTGATTCTGGAGCCAGTGCACGCTGTTCGATTGGCGGTGAACCTTATGATGCAGGAGGTCCGAAAAGTGCTGAATGCCGTTATGGTCGTACTCATGCGAATTCAGGAGCATCTGATCGTAATCA TTGACACCCTCAAGAACTGCGCAACGTGGTTGAAATCCGTAGTGGACCTATGCAATGCAGAGATGGGAACTCCATGGGAACGTTGCAAGAATACGGCGAACGCGGCCATGGTCCGGTGCCAGGAGAAACTTGGACTCTTCAAGGCATTCTGCCACGCCACCAAGTTGTTTCTGGCCCTTTGTTATCCGGCAAAGATAATCGATGTATTTTGCAGCGGCTTCTCGGATTTTAGTTGGACCGTGCTAGACCAGATCCTGACCC GCTACCACGCATTTGTACGGCAGATAGAGCAAATGTTCGATGCCAACATCACCTTCGACCATGAGTTCTCCTTTGAGACGAACTCCTCCAAGAGCCTTGCTGACGTCGGGGAGGAGGTTGTCCAGGACATCAACCAACGCCTCTCGCCACTGGCCTTTCTAATTGACTTGGTCGACATCTTATGCTGGTTAATGGTATTCAGTGTTTTCATTAA ATCCTTCGTCTTTTACGTGCGCTTTATGCACAGCCGGGGATTCCAGAATTTCTTCATAACGGAGCTTCTCGAGCAAGTCGACCAGCGCTACAGGAGGCACGGATCCGAGCCCCTGCTTCCACTGCATCGCCTGGAGCGGATGACATACATGAAA CTTACCAGTCTGCGGCTCACTCAGCTCGAGATTTTTACGCTTATTAAAAACGCCACCTTTATGATCCTTCCCTGCCTGCAGCTGTTTTGCGTGTGCTTTGTGGACTACGGTTTATTCTGGCTGCTTGCCATGATGTCCTTTTACGGCCATCAAGAAGCCGGTCTGGAAGTGCCTGCCTACATTGATCTAGAGATTAAAGGCGGAGGCTTTGTGGGTGACATAATGCGTGGCATTGCGAACGCTTTCCGCCCACTCACCCAGAAAACCGTTTTGGAAACAAATCCGTGCCTGCCCCTGCCCGTGGAGCCCAAATACTCGGTCTATTTCCAAATAGGAGGACTTTGTCTGCTGGCCTGGCTAATTGTCCTGGCCGAGCCATACGTTCTGCGTCTACGTCACCCTATTATGGCCTATTTCCACCCGGAGAGAGCTCACGAACGGGCCGTGTTCTTACACAgaacaatttttttgaaacGAG AAACTATATTCAAGTTTGCACGTCGCCGTGCGAGAAACAAGTTCACCTATCAAGGTCATGTAAAGCACTATAGATGGGTAATTCGGCTACGCAAGCTGCTAGCCTG GTGTTGTCGCTGCTGCAATTGTCTGAGGGGAAGAGGGTGCATCATTTGTAGCAGATCCTTTGCTTC CCTGCCTCTCGGCTCTCGCTACCCCTGTAAAACACCCGACTGCAAAGGAGTCTACTGCAAGGAGTGCTATGAGGAAACTGAAGGAGTGTGTTGCTTGTGCAAGAGGCCCCTCGACTACGGCGATTTTTCCGACTGTTCGGAAGTTGA AGACTCTTCGGACATGGAAAATGTCGAGACTTACAGGGAACTCAAGTTCCGAAAGAATTGCGGTGATTCCACTAAGGAAGGAACGATGCCATAG
- the LOC26513708 gene encoding uncharacterized protein LOC26513708 produces MEEETNATSGRSSPTGVETPPLHLELIEYVIGSTKMFFFQDLKAWDEWTTALDSAKDLSDVEVREIFLTQVLPNVNTYKLPEKLKKRLELLNLHPYLRRVAEGYEISPNSDLAARLELKEGRDYITISKFKESGYPRSAPTILIDDKSVVYGPQMDPEFLALLSMMVSDDLELSMCQLHSSQEIHRRLRQARQNFEDRARFAPFRNNLDETLFKLEVFTKLRKNICLAMNFRKKY; encoded by the exons ATGGAAGAAGAAACCAATGCCACATCCGGACGATCTTCGCCTACGGGGGTTGAGACTCCACCCCTTCATTTGGAGCTGATTGAATACGTCATTGGGTCGACCAAAATGTTTTTCTTCCAGGACCTCAAAGCTTGGGACGAATGGACAACAGCACTGGACTCAGCCAAGGATCTTTCGGACGTAGAGGTGCGCGAAATTTTTTTGACCCAAGTCTTGCCCAACGTGAACACCTATAAACTGCCCGAAAAGCTAAAAAAACGCCTAGAATTGCTGAACTTGCATCCTTATCTGAGGCGCGTCGCAGAAGGGTATGAGATTTCGCCAAATAGCGATCTGGCGGCTCGCCTTGAACTGAAAGAGGGTCGAGACTATATTACCATTTCCAAG TTCAAGGAAAGCGGTTACCCGCGTTCAGCCCCAACCATTTTGATTGACGACAAATCTGTGGTGTACGGTCCCCAAATGGATCCCGAGTTTTTGGCTCTACTTTCTATGATGGTGTCAGACGATCTGGAGTTATCCATGTGCCAGCTACACAGCTCGCAGGAGATCCACCGCCGGCTACGCCAAGCTAGGCAGAACTTCGAGGACCGTGCCAGATTTGCACCTTTCCGCAACAACCTTGACGAAACATTGTTTAAATTAGAGGTGTTTaccaagttaagaaaaaatatttgctTGGCTATGAACTTCCGGAAAAAATACTAA
- the LOC6507509 gene encoding DC-STAMP domain-containing protein 2 isoform X1: MEGGESKGMWTFKLVVPIVLLGYLMGILLALSWYWWHPYLRSQDMGKKWLSVVGIVLLVIGLFYNRVVRWERRRRRICFNNRNVPARRCFFALSIPSLFGGRGRAFLISFAFVIVTIGPVANILANLRILLRTLACAQELLRQALGQMLEVILEPVHAVRLAVNLMMQEVRKVLNAVMVVLMRIQEHLIVIIDTLKNCATWLKSVVDLCNAEMGTPWERCKNTANAAMVRCQEKLGLFKAFCHATKLFLALCYPAKIIDVFCSGFSDFSWTVLDQILTRYHAFVRQIEQMFDANITFDHEFSFETNSSKSLADVGEEVVQDINQRLSPLAFLIDLVDILCWLMVFSVFIKSFVFYVRFMHSRGFQNFFITELLEQVDQRYRRHGSEPLLPLHRLERMTYMKLTSLRLTQLEIFTLIKNATFMILPCLQLFCVCFVDYGLFWLLAMMSFYGHQEAGLEVPAYIDLEIKGGGFVGDIMRGIANAFRPLTQKTVLETNPCLPLPVEPKYSVYFQIGGLCLLAWLIVLAEPYVLRLRHPIMAYFHPERAHERAVFLHRTIFLKRETIFKFARRRARNKFTYQGHVKHYRWVIRLRKLLAWCCRCCNCLRGRGCIICSRSFASLPLGSRYPCKTPDCKGVYCKECYEETEGVCCLCKRPLDYGDFSDCSEVDLIILETLRTWKMSRLTGNSSSERIAVIPLRKERCHSYWRT, encoded by the exons ATGGAAGGGGGCGAATCCAAAGGCATGTGGACATTTAAACTGGTTGTTCCCATCGTTCTTCTCGGATACCTAATGGGAATACTTCTAGCGCTATCATGGTATTGGTGGCATCCTTATTTGCGGAGTCAGGACATGGGAAAAAAGTGGCTGAGCGTCGTGGGCATCGTCCTACTGGTTATCGGACTGTTTTACAACCGGGTTGTGCGGTGGGAAAGGAGACGGCGGCGCATCTGCTTTAATAATCGCAATGTCCCTGCCCGCAGGTGCTTTTTTGCTCTGTCCATCCCCTCGCTTTTCGGCGGCCGCGGAAGAGCCTTCCTCATAAGCTTCGCATTCGTGATCGTCACCATCGGACCTGTTGCCAACATCCTTGCCAATCTGAGGATCCTGCTTCGCACTCTCGCCTGCGCacaagagcttctgcgccaggCCCTCGGCCAGATGCTGGAGGTGATTCTGGAGCCAGTGCACGCTGTTCGATTGGCGGTGAACCTTATGATGCAGGAGGTCCGAAAAGTGCTGAATGCCGTTATGGTCGTACTCATGCGAATTCAGGAGCATCTGATCGTAATCA TTGACACCCTCAAGAACTGCGCAACGTGGTTGAAATCCGTAGTGGACCTATGCAATGCAGAGATGGGAACTCCATGGGAACGTTGCAAGAATACGGCGAACGCGGCCATGGTCCGGTGCCAGGAGAAACTTGGACTCTTCAAGGCATTCTGCCACGCCACCAAGTTGTTTCTGGCCCTTTGTTATCCGGCAAAGATAATCGATGTATTTTGCAGCGGCTTCTCGGATTTTAGTTGGACCGTGCTAGACCAGATCCTGACCC GCTACCACGCATTTGTACGGCAGATAGAGCAAATGTTCGATGCCAACATCACCTTCGACCATGAGTTCTCCTTTGAGACGAACTCCTCCAAGAGCCTTGCTGACGTCGGGGAGGAGGTTGTCCAGGACATCAACCAACGCCTCTCGCCACTGGCCTTTCTAATTGACTTGGTCGACATCTTATGCTGGTTAATGGTATTCAGTGTTTTCATTAA ATCCTTCGTCTTTTACGTGCGCTTTATGCACAGCCGGGGATTCCAGAATTTCTTCATAACGGAGCTTCTCGAGCAAGTCGACCAGCGCTACAGGAGGCACGGATCCGAGCCCCTGCTTCCACTGCATCGCCTGGAGCGGATGACATACATGAAA CTTACCAGTCTGCGGCTCACTCAGCTCGAGATTTTTACGCTTATTAAAAACGCCACCTTTATGATCCTTCCCTGCCTGCAGCTGTTTTGCGTGTGCTTTGTGGACTACGGTTTATTCTGGCTGCTTGCCATGATGTCCTTTTACGGCCATCAAGAAGCCGGTCTGGAAGTGCCTGCCTACATTGATCTAGAGATTAAAGGCGGAGGCTTTGTGGGTGACATAATGCGTGGCATTGCGAACGCTTTCCGCCCACTCACCCAGAAAACCGTTTTGGAAACAAATCCGTGCCTGCCCCTGCCCGTGGAGCCCAAATACTCGGTCTATTTCCAAATAGGAGGACTTTGTCTGCTGGCCTGGCTAATTGTCCTGGCCGAGCCATACGTTCTGCGTCTACGTCACCCTATTATGGCCTATTTCCACCCGGAGAGAGCTCACGAACGGGCCGTGTTCTTACACAgaacaatttttttgaaacGAG AAACTATATTCAAGTTTGCACGTCGCCGTGCGAGAAACAAGTTCACCTATCAAGGTCATGTAAAGCACTATAGATGGGTAATTCGGCTACGCAAGCTGCTAGCCTG GTGTTGTCGCTGCTGCAATTGTCTGAGGGGAAGAGGGTGCATCATTTGTAGCAGATCCTTTGCTTC CCTGCCTCTCGGCTCTCGCTACCCCTGTAAAACACCCGACTGCAAAGGAGTCTACTGCAAGGAGTGCTATGAGGAAACTGAAGGAGTGTGTTGCTTGTGCAAGAGGCCCCTCGACTACGGCGATTTTTCCGACTGTTCGGAAGTTGA CTTAATTATATTAGAGACTCTTCGGACATGGAAAATGTCGAGACTTACAGGGAACTCAAGTTCCGAAAGAATTGCGGTGATTCCACTAAGGAAGGAACGATGCCATAGCTATTGGCGTACCTAG
- the LOC6507509 gene encoding DC-STAMP domain-containing protein 2 isoform X4: MEGGESKGMWTFKLVVPIVLLGYLMGILLALSWYWWHPYLRSQDMGKKWLSVVGIVLLVIGLFYNRVVRCFFALSIPSLFGGRGRAFLISFAFVIVTIGPVANILANLRILLRTLACAQELLRQALGQMLEVILEPVHAVRLAVNLMMQEVRKVLNAVMVVLMRIQEHLIVIIDTLKNCATWLKSVVDLCNAEMGTPWERCKNTANAAMVRCQEKLGLFKAFCHATKLFLALCYPAKIIDVFCSGFSDFSWTVLDQILTRYHAFVRQIEQMFDANITFDHEFSFETNSSKSLADVGEEVVQDINQRLSPLAFLIDLVDILCWLMVFSVFIKSFVFYVRFMHSRGFQNFFITELLEQVDQRYRRHGSEPLLPLHRLERMTYMKLTSLRLTQLEIFTLIKNATFMILPCLQLFCVCFVDYGLFWLLAMMSFYGHQEAGLEVPAYIDLEIKGGGFVGDIMRGIANAFRPLTQKTVLETNPCLPLPVEPKYSVYFQIGGLCLLAWLIVLAEPYVLRLRHPIMAYFHPERAHERAVFLHRTIFLKRETIFKFARRRARNKFTYQGHVKHYRWVIRLRKLLAWCCRCCNCLRGRGCIICSRSFASLPLGSRYPCKTPDCKGVYCKECYEETEGVCCLCKRPLDYGDFSDCSEVEDSSDMENVETYRELKFRKNCGDSTKEGTMP, from the exons ATGGAAGGGGGCGAATCCAAAGGCATGTGGACATTTAAACTGGTTGTTCCCATCGTTCTTCTCGGATACCTAATGGGAATACTTCTAGCGCTATCATGGTATTGGTGGCATCCTTATTTGCGGAGTCAGGACATGGGAAAAAAGTGGCTGAGCGTCGTGGGCATCGTCCTACTGGTTATCGGACTGTTTTACAACCGGGTTGTGCG GTGCTTTTTTGCTCTGTCCATCCCCTCGCTTTTCGGCGGCCGCGGAAGAGCCTTCCTCATAAGCTTCGCATTCGTGATCGTCACCATCGGACCTGTTGCCAACATCCTTGCCAATCTGAGGATCCTGCTTCGCACTCTCGCCTGCGCacaagagcttctgcgccaggCCCTCGGCCAGATGCTGGAGGTGATTCTGGAGCCAGTGCACGCTGTTCGATTGGCGGTGAACCTTATGATGCAGGAGGTCCGAAAAGTGCTGAATGCCGTTATGGTCGTACTCATGCGAATTCAGGAGCATCTGATCGTAATCA TTGACACCCTCAAGAACTGCGCAACGTGGTTGAAATCCGTAGTGGACCTATGCAATGCAGAGATGGGAACTCCATGGGAACGTTGCAAGAATACGGCGAACGCGGCCATGGTCCGGTGCCAGGAGAAACTTGGACTCTTCAAGGCATTCTGCCACGCCACCAAGTTGTTTCTGGCCCTTTGTTATCCGGCAAAGATAATCGATGTATTTTGCAGCGGCTTCTCGGATTTTAGTTGGACCGTGCTAGACCAGATCCTGACCC GCTACCACGCATTTGTACGGCAGATAGAGCAAATGTTCGATGCCAACATCACCTTCGACCATGAGTTCTCCTTTGAGACGAACTCCTCCAAGAGCCTTGCTGACGTCGGGGAGGAGGTTGTCCAGGACATCAACCAACGCCTCTCGCCACTGGCCTTTCTAATTGACTTGGTCGACATCTTATGCTGGTTAATGGTATTCAGTGTTTTCATTAA ATCCTTCGTCTTTTACGTGCGCTTTATGCACAGCCGGGGATTCCAGAATTTCTTCATAACGGAGCTTCTCGAGCAAGTCGACCAGCGCTACAGGAGGCACGGATCCGAGCCCCTGCTTCCACTGCATCGCCTGGAGCGGATGACATACATGAAA CTTACCAGTCTGCGGCTCACTCAGCTCGAGATTTTTACGCTTATTAAAAACGCCACCTTTATGATCCTTCCCTGCCTGCAGCTGTTTTGCGTGTGCTTTGTGGACTACGGTTTATTCTGGCTGCTTGCCATGATGTCCTTTTACGGCCATCAAGAAGCCGGTCTGGAAGTGCCTGCCTACATTGATCTAGAGATTAAAGGCGGAGGCTTTGTGGGTGACATAATGCGTGGCATTGCGAACGCTTTCCGCCCACTCACCCAGAAAACCGTTTTGGAAACAAATCCGTGCCTGCCCCTGCCCGTGGAGCCCAAATACTCGGTCTATTTCCAAATAGGAGGACTTTGTCTGCTGGCCTGGCTAATTGTCCTGGCCGAGCCATACGTTCTGCGTCTACGTCACCCTATTATGGCCTATTTCCACCCGGAGAGAGCTCACGAACGGGCCGTGTTCTTACACAgaacaatttttttgaaacGAG AAACTATATTCAAGTTTGCACGTCGCCGTGCGAGAAACAAGTTCACCTATCAAGGTCATGTAAAGCACTATAGATGGGTAATTCGGCTACGCAAGCTGCTAGCCTG GTGTTGTCGCTGCTGCAATTGTCTGAGGGGAAGAGGGTGCATCATTTGTAGCAGATCCTTTGCTTC CCTGCCTCTCGGCTCTCGCTACCCCTGTAAAACACCCGACTGCAAAGGAGTCTACTGCAAGGAGTGCTATGAGGAAACTGAAGGAGTGTGTTGCTTGTGCAAGAGGCCCCTCGACTACGGCGATTTTTCCGACTGTTCGGAAGTTGA AGACTCTTCGGACATGGAAAATGTCGAGACTTACAGGGAACTCAAGTTCCGAAAGAATTGCGGTGATTCCACTAAGGAAGGAACGATGCCATAG